From the genome of Metarhizium brunneum chromosome 4, complete sequence, one region includes:
- the af470_1 gene encoding Monooxygenase af470, whose protein sequence is MSTNFTGRLSPSDGPHQFGPKSIYSKYVLRVSRLHGVVKYALFQLVISLLVPSKYAIIPCAIVILCFTANIIIHATTPCTGVNPFMENVVLGRTTSQVPFSDGSFGSEPAAQGLVVFNLGIQYNHPLGPLCPLGMEIADRFQKMNKDMLRRREELGLLSVNYWKGATADSENMAVITYYFRNVESIHRFAHEPLHRATWDWYKSHNPTHIGIYHETFIVPEKAYESIYENCSPIGLGRGSVKSVHGKSGNSWVNTLVSADTPALKSQTARLAGSLRKTA, encoded by the exons ATGTCCACCAACTTTACAGGTCGACTCTCGCCTTCAGATGGGCCCCATCAATTCGGCCCGAAGAGCATTTATTCG AAATATGTTTTGCGTGTTTCCCGCCTACATGGCGTTGTGAAATACGCCCTTTTCCAACTCGTCATTTCCCTTCTTGTTCCGAGCAAGTATGCCATCATACCTTGCGCCATAGTCATTCTTTGCTTCACTGCAAATATAATCATCCACGCGACTACACCATGCACCGGTGTCAACCCCTTCATGGAGAATGTCGTCTTGGGCCGCACCACGAGCCAAGTACCCTTCTCAGACGGCAGTTTCGGATCCGAGCCGGCCGCGcagggcctcgtcgtctttaACCTGGGCATCCAGTATAACCATCCCCTGGGGCCCCTTTGCCCGCTGGGAATGGAGATTGCCGATCGCTTTCAAAAGATGAACAAGGACATGCTCCGGCGACGTGAGGAGCTGGGCCTTTTGAGCGTCAACTATTGGAAGGGCGCCACGGCCGACAGTGAAAACATGGCAGTGATTACCTACTACTTTCGCAATGTGGAAAGCATCCATCGCTTTGCGCATGAGCCGTTGCACCGGGCCACGTGGGATTGGTACAAGTCCCACAACCCGACTCACATTGGCATCTATCACGAGACCTTTATCGTGCCAGAAAAGGCCTATGAGTCGATATACGAGAACTGCAGCCCCATCGGCTTGGGAAGAGGGTCTGTCAAGTCTGTTCATGGCAAGTCGGGGAACAGTTGGGTAAACACTTTGGTCAGCGCCGACACCCCGGCCCTCAAGTCACAGACTGCCAGGTTGGCTGGCTCTCTCCGGAAAACCGCTTGA